In a genomic window of Flavobacterium crassostreae:
- a CDS encoding DUF3050 domain-containing protein, producing MTIENINNKIQPQKEALLQHPLYKKVKTVPDLRCFVENHVYAVWDFMSLLKALQSKLTCTTTPWFATKNPETRYLINEIVLAEESDLSSDGRRQSHYEMYIEAMQECGADTSEIELFLSQIHSLQNIFVAIKTSNLHPNIKAFLDFTFRVIEEGAPHEIAAAFTFGREDLIPSMFTAILKNFQDNFPDTNLDKLIYYFERHIALDADEHGPMAMQMIAELCGNDPQKWAEVEQVSILALDKRMGLWDAIEATIAAKTSVV from the coding sequence ATGACCATTGAGAATATCAACAACAAAATCCAACCTCAAAAAGAGGCGTTGTTGCAGCACCCATTATATAAAAAAGTAAAAACGGTTCCGGATTTAAGATGTTTTGTTGAAAACCATGTGTATGCAGTATGGGATTTTATGTCTTTATTAAAAGCATTGCAATCCAAGTTGACCTGCACTACTACTCCTTGGTTTGCTACCAAAAATCCCGAAACTCGTTATTTAATCAATGAAATTGTACTTGCCGAAGAGTCGGATTTAAGTAGCGATGGCCGACGCCAAAGTCATTACGAAATGTATATTGAAGCCATGCAGGAATGTGGCGCAGATACCTCTGAAATAGAACTTTTTTTGTCCCAAATTCATTCTTTACAAAATATATTTGTTGCCATAAAAACCAGTAACTTACATCCTAACATCAAAGCTTTTTTGGACTTTACCTTTAGAGTAATTGAAGAAGGCGCACCGCATGAAATTGCGGCAGCTTTTACTTTTGGTAGAGAAGATTTAATCCCGAGTATGTTTACGGCTATTTTAAAAAATTTTCAGGACAATTTTCCGGATACTAATTTAGACAAATTGATCTATTATTTTGAAAGACATATTGCATTGGATGCGGATGAACACGGCCCTATGGCAATGCAAATGATTGCAGAACTTTGTGGGAATGACCCTCAAAAATGGGCCGAAGTAGAACAAGTTTCGATCCTTGCTTTAGATAAAAGAATGGGGCTATGGGACGCTATTGAAGCTACTATTGCTGCAAAAACATCTGTCGTTTAA
- a CDS encoding 2Fe-2S iron-sulfur cluster-binding protein — MDVLIKIKDREGIVHQLQAPTDMAMNIMELCKAYELPVEGTCGGMAMCASCQCYVLNAVALPEMGEDEEAMLSEAFYVKSNSRLGCQIPITESLEGLELELAPES, encoded by the coding sequence ATGGATGTATTAATAAAAATAAAAGATAGAGAAGGCATAGTGCACCAATTGCAAGCCCCAACCGATATGGCCATGAACATCATGGAATTGTGCAAAGCCTATGAGCTTCCGGTAGAAGGAACCTGTGGCGGAATGGCCATGTGTGCCTCTTGCCAATGCTACGTACTCAATGCCGTAGCTTTGCCAGAAATGGGAGAAGATGAAGAAGCCATGTTATCCGAGGCATTTTATGTAAAGTCCAACAGCCGTTTAGGATGCCAAATACCAATAACCGAATCCTTAGAAGGACTAGAGTTAGAATTGGCTCCCGAGAGTTAA
- a CDS encoding NifU family protein, with the protein MTTEELTIEVQKALEEIRPFLKSDGGDITLVAIEQDKHVKVRLEGACTSCSVNQMTLKAGVETTIKKFAPQIETVVNLL; encoded by the coding sequence ATGACAACAGAAGAATTAACCATAGAAGTTCAAAAAGCACTCGAAGAAATCCGACCATTCTTAAAATCCGACGGCGGAGACATTACCCTAGTAGCCATCGAACAAGACAAACACGTCAAGGTTAGACTAGAGGGCGCTTGTACAAGTTGTAGTGTAAACCAAATGACACTCAAGGCAGGAGTAGAAACTACTATTAAAAAATTTGCACCTCAAATAGAGACTGTTGTAAACCTATTGTAA
- a CDS encoding Mrp/NBP35 family ATP-binding protein: protein MKLDRKEILKALETITIAGEGKNMVESGAIANVITFGDEVVVDLVLHTPAMHIKKRAEEDIKKTILELVSPEAKIKINSKVQTPEKPEIKGKSIPGIKNIIAVASGKGGVGKSTVTANLAVSLAKMGFSVGILDADIYGPSMPIMFDVENEKPISVTTDGKSKMKPVESYEVKMLSIGFFTAPSQAVIWRGPMASKALNQMLFDADWGELDFMLIDLPPGTGDIHLSIMQSLPITGAVIVSTPQAVALADAKKGVSMFLSEAINVPVLGIIENMAYFTPEELPENKYYIFGQQGAQNLAQDLEVPFLGEVPIVQSIREAGDYGRPAALQSESIVAKVFEEITRNVVSETIKRNDSLPATEAIKITTMAGCAAVKKQ, encoded by the coding sequence ATGAAATTAGATAGAAAAGAAATTCTTAAAGCTCTAGAAACAATTACTATTGCTGGCGAAGGAAAAAATATGGTCGAAAGCGGTGCCATAGCAAACGTAATCACTTTTGGAGACGAAGTAGTAGTAGACCTAGTGCTGCATACCCCAGCAATGCACATCAAAAAACGTGCAGAAGAAGACATCAAAAAAACCATTCTAGAATTGGTCTCTCCAGAGGCAAAAATCAAAATAAACAGTAAGGTACAAACCCCCGAAAAGCCAGAAATAAAAGGCAAAAGCATTCCGGGTATCAAAAACATCATTGCCGTAGCTTCCGGAAAAGGAGGCGTAGGTAAATCTACCGTTACCGCAAACCTAGCCGTATCCTTGGCCAAAATGGGTTTTAGCGTAGGTATCCTAGATGCAGATATCTATGGTCCTTCTATGCCTATTATGTTTGATGTAGAAAACGAAAAGCCAATCTCGGTTACCACAGACGGAAAATCCAAGATGAAACCAGTAGAGAGCTACGAAGTCAAAATGCTATCCATAGGCTTTTTTACAGCACCAAGTCAAGCCGTAATATGGAGAGGTCCTATGGCATCCAAGGCATTAAACCAAATGCTATTTGATGCCGATTGGGGAGAACTAGATTTTATGCTAATAGACCTACCGCCAGGCACCGGAGACATCCATTTGTCCATCATGCAATCCTTGCCGATCACCGGAGCAGTTATCGTTAGCACCCCGCAAGCAGTAGCCTTAGCAGATGCCAAAAAAGGGGTTTCGATGTTCTTGTCAGAAGCTATAAACGTCCCAGTATTAGGAATAATTGAAAACATGGCCTACTTCACGCCCGAAGAATTACCAGAAAACAAATACTATATCTTTGGCCAACAAGGCGCACAAAACCTAGCCCAAGATTTAGAAGTACCTTTTCTAGGCGAAGTACCTATCGTACAATCCATACGAGAAGCCGGAGATTATGGCCGTCCAGCAGCGTTACAGTCAGAATCCATAGTAGCCAAAGTTTTTGAAGAAATAACCAGAAACGTAGTATCCGAAACCATAAAAAGAAACGATAGCCTACCCGCTACCGAGGCCATAAAAATCACCACCATGGCAGGATGTGCAGCCGTAAAAAAACAATAA
- a CDS encoding MGMT family protein, with protein sequence MAEDNFFQKVYSIARQIPFGKVTSYGAIAKALGAARSARMVGWAMNASHGLADVPAHRVVNRNGLLTGKIHFDGTNLMQQLLESEGIEVVDNQIMDFKKHFWEPEVRQE encoded by the coding sequence ATGGCCGAGGATAATTTTTTTCAAAAAGTATATAGTATTGCTCGTCAAATCCCTTTTGGCAAAGTAACCTCTTACGGAGCCATTGCCAAAGCACTAGGCGCCGCTAGATCCGCCCGAATGGTAGGTTGGGCAATGAATGCCTCCCACGGACTAGCAGACGTGCCAGCACATAGAGTAGTAAATCGCAACGGATTGCTTACCGGAAAAATTCATTTTGACGGAACCAATCTCATGCAGCAATTATTAGAAAGCGAAGGGATTGAGGTAGTTGACAATCAAATAATGGATTTTAAAAAACATTTCTGGGAGCCAGAAGTACGTCAGGAGTAG
- a CDS encoding LysE family transporter, giving the protein MAPLFFGFITAVIGIIPPGLINMTAAKVNLKEGPKNAFWFILGALIIIFFQTYGAVLFAEIINVRPDIVLLLRELGFGVFGALAIYFLWIAKKPKRKKTTIIKNSKRKRFFLGMLLSVLNFFPIPYYVFVTITLSSYHLFLFNTSSIVTFVSGVVLGASLVFYVYIRFFQSIENKADYLLKNMNLIIGSITGIIALMTLFNIIRWYLH; this is encoded by the coding sequence ATGGCGCCCCTGTTTTTTGGTTTTATTACAGCAGTGATAGGGATTATTCCACCTGGATTGATCAATATGACAGCAGCAAAAGTAAACTTAAAAGAAGGACCCAAAAATGCCTTTTGGTTTATTCTAGGAGCACTTATCATTATCTTTTTTCAAACCTATGGCGCTGTTCTATTTGCAGAAATAATTAATGTACGGCCAGATATCGTTCTCTTATTGCGGGAACTGGGTTTTGGTGTTTTTGGAGCCTTAGCTATTTATTTTTTGTGGATAGCAAAAAAACCAAAACGCAAAAAAACAACCATCATCAAAAATAGCAAACGCAAACGCTTTTTTTTAGGAATGCTGCTCTCGGTTTTAAATTTTTTTCCAATACCGTACTACGTTTTTGTAACCATAACGCTTTCTTCTTACCATTTGTTTTTATTTAACACCAGCTCCATAGTTACCTTTGTAAGCGGTGTGGTATTGGGCGCAAGCTTAGTATTCTATGTGTATATTCGTTTTTTTCAAAGTATAGAAAACAAAGCAGATTACCTCCTAAAAAACATGAATCTAATAATAGGCAGCATCACCGGGATTATTGCTCTTATGACCTTGTTTAATATTATTAGATGGTATTTGCACTAA
- the trmB gene encoding tRNA (guanosine(46)-N7)-methyltransferase TrmB, which produces MGSKNKLKRFKENETFTNVFQPTREEVVGDLFPLKGKWNTDFFKNNNPLILELGCGKGEYSVGLAQTYPDKNFVGIDIKGARFWRGAKTAVETGLHNVAFIRTQIELINHIFAENEVDEIWITFPDPQIKYKRTKHRMTNSEFLQLYKKILKKDGVVNLKTDSEFMHGYTLGLLHGEGHEVLYANHNVYVNEGSPHEVTAFQTFYEKQYLQINKAITYIRFKIKE; this is translated from the coding sequence GTGGGAAGCAAAAATAAGTTAAAACGATTTAAGGAAAACGAAACATTTACGAACGTTTTTCAACCAACCAGAGAAGAGGTAGTAGGCGATTTGTTCCCTTTAAAAGGAAAGTGGAATACCGATTTTTTTAAAAATAACAATCCATTAATATTAGAGTTAGGCTGCGGAAAAGGAGAATACTCTGTAGGTTTAGCCCAAACCTATCCAGACAAAAATTTTGTAGGAATAGATATTAAAGGAGCCCGTTTTTGGCGTGGTGCAAAAACGGCAGTAGAAACCGGTTTGCACAATGTAGCCTTTATTAGAACCCAAATAGAATTGATTAACCATATTTTTGCAGAAAACGAAGTAGACGAAATATGGATTACTTTTCCGGATCCGCAAATCAAATACAAAAGAACCAAACACCGAATGACCAATTCGGAGTTTTTGCAATTGTACAAAAAAATACTCAAAAAAGACGGCGTAGTTAACCTTAAAACCGATAGTGAATTCATGCACGGATATACCCTTGGGTTGCTCCACGGCGAAGGCCATGAGGTATTGTATGCCAACCACAACGTATACGTAAACGAAGGAAGCCCTCATGAGGTTACTGCATTTCAAACCTTTTACGAAAAACAATATTTGCAAATTAATAAAGCAATAACCTACATTCGGTTTAAGATTAAAGAATAA
- a CDS encoding nuclear transport factor 2 family protein — protein sequence MKNSSLFLAVFFLFSSFSTECNKRLSESEKIHQMLDAWHKAAAQADYQAYFGSLTEDAIFIGTDATENWSKPAFQAYAKPYFDQGKAWDFKAIIRNIYFDKTGKIAWFDELLDTQMKICRGSGVLLKTGKTWKIKHYVLSMTVPNDNTSEVVKIKTPLEEDLLKKLK from the coding sequence ATGAAAAACAGCAGTTTATTTCTAGCCGTATTCTTTCTGTTCTCTTCTTTTAGCACAGAATGCAACAAACGGCTCTCTGAGTCCGAAAAAATTCATCAGATGCTAGACGCTTGGCATAAAGCAGCAGCGCAGGCAGATTACCAAGCATATTTTGGTAGCCTTACCGAAGATGCAATCTTTATAGGTACTGATGCTACCGAAAACTGGAGTAAGCCAGCATTTCAAGCCTATGCAAAACCTTACTTTGATCAAGGAAAAGCCTGGGATTTCAAGGCCATTATACGAAATATTTACTTTGATAAAACCGGAAAAATAGCTTGGTTTGATGAGTTGTTAGATACCCAAATGAAAATATGTCGTGGTTCTGGAGTGCTCCTAAAAACAGGAAAAACCTGGAAAATAAAGCACTACGTTTTGTCCATGACTGTACCCAATGACAACACCTCCGAAGTGGTTAAAATTAAAACCCCATTAGAAGAAGACTTGTTAAAAAAGCTAAAATAA